In one window of Bdellovibrio bacteriovorus DNA:
- a CDS encoding bifunctional riboflavin kinase/FAD synthetase — MHILQGVKQLSSPLEASVVTIGNFDGVHLGHQQLVENVVREAQYFGVPSVVYTFHPHPVKVLHPERATYRLFDLKDQQEQFAQRGIEYVIIEDFTKDFSKVSPQDFLEKYIVEKLHPKTLVVGHDFSFGADRAGNIPFLEKFCAEKGIRLIIIPPFQFQGAVVSSTRIREKLKDGEVEKANELLGRTYYVRGHVEKGFQRGRTIGVPTANIHPDVEFTPRKGVYCTLTKIGSHMHPSVTNIGVNPTFQENGKGPIKIETHLFDFDAHLYGMEVEVYLLHFIRDEMKFSGIEELKAQIQKDMIETRRYFDEHPEVR; from the coding sequence ATGCATATCCTTCAAGGCGTTAAACAGTTGAGCTCCCCACTAGAGGCCTCTGTAGTCACTATAGGGAACTTTGACGGTGTTCATTTGGGCCATCAGCAACTCGTGGAAAATGTGGTCCGCGAAGCTCAGTATTTTGGTGTTCCTTCCGTGGTGTACACCTTCCATCCTCACCCTGTAAAAGTTCTGCATCCAGAGCGTGCGACGTACCGTCTTTTTGATTTGAAAGACCAGCAAGAACAGTTTGCTCAACGGGGGATTGAGTACGTCATTATCGAGGATTTCACGAAGGACTTTTCTAAAGTTTCTCCGCAAGATTTCCTAGAAAAATACATTGTCGAAAAATTGCATCCAAAAACTTTGGTCGTCGGCCATGACTTTTCTTTCGGCGCCGATCGTGCCGGGAATATTCCGTTTTTAGAAAAGTTCTGCGCCGAAAAAGGCATTCGCTTAATCATCATTCCGCCATTCCAATTTCAAGGGGCCGTGGTTTCTTCGACCCGCATCCGTGAAAAACTTAAGGACGGGGAGGTCGAAAAAGCCAATGAGCTTTTAGGCCGGACTTACTATGTGCGAGGTCATGTTGAAAAAGGATTTCAGCGTGGTCGCACCATTGGTGTGCCTACGGCGAATATTCACCCGGATGTTGAGTTCACTCCGCGCAAAGGTGTGTACTGCACTTTGACTAAAATCGGCAGTCACATGCATCCTTCGGTCACGAATATCGGAGTAAATCCGACGTTTCAAGAAAATGGCAAAGGACCGATCAAAATCGAAACTCATCTTTTTGATTTCGATGCTCATCTTTACGGCATGGAAGTGGAAGTTTATCTCTTGCACTTCATCCGCGACGAAATGAAGTTTTCTGGTATCGAAGAATTAAAAGCACAGATTCAAAAAGACATGATTGAAACCCGCAGGTATTTCGATGAACACCCTGAAGTTCGTTGA
- the pilB gene encoding type IV-A pilus assembly ATPase PilB yields MSSLKIGEILVKQGLLRADQLSLAIEEQKKAGNKLTSAIIQLGFLKENQILRALEKHFAVPGVEVNTFEIDQSVISLIPKDVCEKNTLIPLQKAGTTLVVAFADPSNIIVKEDLRFITRCRIQAVVGTESAIASGIEKYYGGSISTKSLNVIGSDGFDEEFSVNNPTAEVIDQDGVTDDAPIVKFVNSILTDAIRKRVSDIHFEPYEKKYRVRFRIDGNLQEATAPPAGTGAAIASRIKIMSKLDIAEKRRPQDGRLKVRTSKGKEMDFRVSVLPTLWGEKVVLRLLDKSNLQLDMTKLGFEEDDLKLFKSQINLPQGMVLITGPTGSGKTNTIYSALSELNQPDVNISTAEDPVEFNLEGINQVQMNPDIELTFASALKSFLRQDPDIVLVGEIRDLETAEIAFKAASTGHLVVSTLHTNDAPSTVIRLTEMGVAPYIITSTVNLIVAQRLVGKICESCKAPVDVPAQILLNLGVPQAEVGDYKVFRGKGCANCSNTGIKGRTAIFELMHMTEKMKEAILKGASTGQLRYLAREQGMRTLRRSALLKLKRGLTTIEEVLNASVKDT; encoded by the coding sequence ATGTCTTCACTCAAAATTGGTGAAATCTTAGTTAAGCAAGGTCTGCTGCGCGCAGATCAGTTGTCGCTTGCAATTGAAGAACAGAAAAAAGCCGGAAATAAACTGACGTCTGCCATCATTCAATTGGGTTTCCTTAAAGAAAATCAAATCCTTCGTGCGCTGGAAAAGCATTTCGCGGTTCCCGGCGTGGAAGTGAACACATTTGAAATTGATCAGTCGGTTATCAGCCTTATTCCTAAAGATGTCTGTGAAAAGAACACGTTGATTCCCTTGCAGAAGGCGGGAACCACACTGGTGGTCGCTTTTGCCGATCCTTCCAATATCATCGTTAAAGAAGACTTACGATTTATCACTCGCTGTCGTATTCAGGCCGTTGTAGGAACGGAAAGTGCGATTGCTTCTGGTATTGAAAAATACTATGGCGGTAGCATCAGTACGAAGTCTTTAAATGTGATCGGATCTGATGGGTTTGACGAAGAATTCAGTGTCAACAATCCTACGGCCGAAGTTATTGACCAAGACGGCGTGACAGACGATGCGCCTATCGTGAAGTTCGTGAACTCGATCTTAACGGATGCCATTCGTAAAAGAGTTTCAGATATTCACTTTGAACCCTACGAAAAGAAATACCGCGTGCGTTTCCGTATCGACGGTAACTTGCAAGAAGCCACGGCCCCTCCTGCGGGAACGGGTGCGGCTATTGCCTCTCGTATTAAGATCATGTCTAAGCTCGACATCGCAGAAAAACGCCGTCCCCAGGATGGTCGTTTGAAAGTCCGTACTTCCAAAGGGAAAGAGATGGATTTCCGTGTGAGTGTCTTGCCGACACTGTGGGGTGAAAAAGTTGTTCTGCGTCTTTTAGATAAATCGAATTTGCAGCTTGATATGACGAAGCTGGGATTTGAAGAAGACGATTTGAAACTTTTCAAATCGCAGATCAATCTTCCTCAAGGCATGGTTTTGATCACAGGTCCTACGGGTTCCGGTAAAACAAATACGATCTATTCAGCGCTTTCAGAGCTGAATCAGCCGGATGTAAATATCTCGACAGCAGAAGACCCGGTCGAATTCAACTTAGAAGGTATTAATCAGGTTCAAATGAACCCGGATATTGAGCTGACTTTCGCAAGTGCCTTAAAATCTTTCCTGCGTCAGGACCCGGATATCGTTCTGGTGGGGGAGATTCGTGACTTAGAAACAGCCGAAATTGCTTTTAAAGCGGCGTCAACAGGTCACTTGGTTGTAAGTACCTTGCATACCAACGATGCTCCTTCGACGGTGATTCGTCTGACAGAAATGGGCGTGGCTCCTTATATTATTACTTCCACCGTGAATCTTATCGTCGCTCAACGTCTGGTGGGTAAAATCTGTGAATCGTGCAAAGCTCCGGTCGATGTGCCCGCCCAAATTCTTTTGAACTTGGGCGTACCTCAAGCCGAAGTGGGTGATTACAAAGTTTTCCGCGGCAAAGGCTGCGCGAACTGCAGTAACACAGGAATCAAAGGTCGTACTGCCATTTTTGAACTTATGCACATGACCGAAAAGATGAAAGAGGCGATTCTTAAAGGAGCCTCGACAGGACAGCTTCGTTATCTAGCACGTGAACAAGGTATGAGAACTCTACGTCGTAGTGCCTTGTTAAAATTGAAGCGTGGTTTGACGACGATTGAAGAAGTACTCAATGCATCAGTGAAGGACACATAA